Part of the Halopenitus persicus genome is shown below.
CGGTCTGTGGTGTCGCTAGTCGGTCTGTGGTGTCGCTAGTCGGTCTGTCGATCGATGGCGTCGGCGATGATCGTCATCGCCGTGTCGGCCAGTTCCTCGGTCAACACCAGCGGCGGGATGACGCGCAGGACGTTGCCGTGTCGGCCGGCCTTCCAGATCAGGACGCCGTGTTCGAAGCAGTCGGTCTGGATCGCGTCGACCGTCTCGTCGTCCGGCTGGCCGTTCTCGTCGGTGAACTCGACGCCGATGAACAGGCCCTTGCCGCGGATCTCGGCGATCGCGTCGTTCGAGTCGGCGATCTCGGCAAAGCGGCCGCGGATCTCCGCACCCAGATCGCGGGCGTGTGCCAGCAGGTTATGGTCCTGAATGTACTCGATCGCGCGGACGCCCGCCCGCATCGCCACCACGTGGCCGCGGTACGTGCCCGCGTGGTCGCCCGACCCCCACGTGTCCAGGTCCTCGTGGTACATCAACCCCGACAGCGGGAAGCCCACCCCGCCCAGCGCTTTCGCGGTCGTCATCGCGTCCGGCGTCACGTCGTACCACTCGCTCGCCCACCACTCGCCCGTCCGGCCGAGCCCGGACTGGATCTCGTCGAACACCAAGGGCACGTCGTTGTCCGTCGCCAGATCCCGCAGCCCTTGTAAAAAGCCCTCCGGCGGCGCGACGATCCCGCCCTCGCCCTGGATCGGCTCGACGATGATCCCCGCCGGATTCGCCAGCCCGCCATAGGGGTCCTCGAGGATCGCTTTGACCTCCTCGAGGGAGTGCTCGACCGCCTCCTGGGGCGGCTTCTCCTGATGAAGCGGGTTCGGATACGGCGCGTGCACCACGTCCGCCAGCAACGGCGTGTAGTGGTCCTTGAGCTTTTTATTGCCCGTGACGCTCATCGCCCCCGAAGACGTGCCGTGATAGGCCCCGCGGAACGCGATCAGTCCGTCCCCGCCCGAGTTGTACTTCGCCAGCTTGATCGCCGCCTCGTTGGCGTCAGTCCCGGTCGGACCGCCGAAGACGAAGCGGTTCTGGTCCTTGAGTCCGGGCGGCGCGATCTCGTTGAGCCGCTCGATCAGATCGAGGCGAGCCTCGGTCGGGAAGTCGATGGTGTGAACGAGCTTGTCGGCCTGCTCGTGGACGGCCTCGAGCACGTAGGGATTCGAATGGCCGACGTTCAACACGCCGATGCCGCCGAATAGATCGATGTAGGTGTTGCCGTCGGGGTCGCGAACGGTGGCGCCCTTCCCCTCCTCGAAGGCGACGGGAATGTCCTCGGGATACGCGACCGCGCTGGAATCGATCTCGCGCTGTTTCTCGAGCAGCTCCCGCGAGCGTGGCCCGGGGACGTCCCCGACTGACGGTGCGTCGTCGAAATGTAACTCCGCTATCGGTGGTCCGGCCATGGATGCGGTAACGAACGACTTCAATAAATATCTGTCTACGGTTTTCAGGACTAACGTACACAGTTTCTGAAAACAGGTTCGGGAGCAACGTCGATTTCCATGATGAACGTCGGTTTATAAGTATAGCGGCCGGATCGGTCGATATGGCGCTTCCCACCCCCGCCTTTCTCTGTAGCTTCAAGACGTATCCGGGGACCGCCGGTCGTGACGGTCTCGAACTCGCGCGGTCGCTCTCGCGTGCCGCGAGCCGCGCGGCGGAACGAACGGAATCGTCCCCGATCCGACTCGCCGTCGCTCCGCAGACGCCCGACGTCCGCCTCCTCTCGGGGGAGACCGACCTCCCGGTGATCGCGCAGGCAGCCGACGCCGCGGAGCCGGGCGAAGGGACCGGCGACGTGCTCGTCGGGACGCTGGCCGATGCCGGGGCCGACGCCGTCTTCGTGAACCACCCGGAACGCGAGCAGTCGCTGGCCGCGACGCGGACGCTGATCGATCGGTGTTCGGACGCCGGGATGGACGCGATCGTCTGCGTGCGACGCGTCGAGGAGGGGATCGCGGGCGTGGAACTGGGCGCCGACTGGCTCCTGTTCGAGAAGCCCGCGGACGTCGCCTCCGGGGACCCGCTCGTGCGGCGTCACCCGGCCCGCGTCCGAACGTTCGTCGATCGGGTTCGATCGGCGGCCGAGGCACACGAACGGGACGTCGCGATCGCGGTCGGTGGCGGGATATCGCGGCCCGCGGACGTGGCCGACGCCTTCGGTCTCGGCGTCGACGCGGTCGGCGCGGCCTCGAGCGTCGTCACCGCCGCGGATCCGGCTGCCCGACTCGAAACGCTGTTGTCAGGAGCGTAATCGCGACGTTGTTCGTGCGGCGACCGACCAACTAGGACTCGACCGCTGCAGCCGCGTCGTCGTCATTCACGGGAGCCGCGGACGTGTACAGGCCGGCAAGCCCCAGCAGCACGAAGATCGCGCCCTCGATCCGTGCGGCGGTGTACACCCACTCCCGGGTCTCGAACTCGTCGGGCGTTCGATACGCCAACCGCGTCGCGACGGCGACGACGGGGCGAGGACACAGGAGTTCCACGAGGCCGAACAGTCCGATCAGGAGTTCGATGTGACGGCGCATACGTCACGATACGCGGGCGGCGGACAAAAAGCGCGCGGGTGCGCCTCCGGTCCCGCCGTTTACTGCACCCGGTCCCTCCGTTTACTGCACCCGGTCGGCCTGGTTCCCGGCCACGGATCCAGGCTACGGATCCAGGCTACGGATCCAGGCTACGGATCCAGGTCACCCGGATACCGGAAGAAATCACCGCCTCGGGTCGGTCGTCACGCACCCGCCGTACACCGAGGGCGTGAGCCGGACCACGTCGCCGTCCCGCAGCGGCGTCTCCGGTCCCTCGAGGTGTCGGATGTTCTTCCTGTTTCGGGTGACGGCAACCTCTCCGACCAGCGATCCGTCGGCGATCAGCCGCCCTCCAAGCGACGGATAGCGGTTCTCCAGTTCCGCAAGGAGGTCGCCGTACGTCGCCGCGCCGGTCTCGATCTCGACCGACCGCTCGCCGACGTCCTCCCGGAACGGCCCGAAGAATCGACATTCGACCTGCACGCGGACGAGTACGGCCGTCCCCGGCTTTTACCCGTCGATCGGCGGGACGCGAACGCGTCCACGGTACCGACAGGTATTGCCGACGGGATCGAGCGGAGACAGGAATCGCCATAATCATCCTGCATAAAGTGATGGAGTTTATATTAGCATCCGTTATGGACACGGAGTTCGCCTACTGGGTGCCGAACGTCAGCGGAGGCCTCGTGGTCTCCGATTGGGAGATGGACACGGACTGGACCTACGAGTACAACCTCGAGCTTGCCCGCACCGCCGAGGAGGTCGGGTTCGAGTACGCGCTCGCGCAGGCGCGGTTCTTCGGAAGCTACGGCGCGGACCGACAGCTGGAGGCGCTCTCGGTCGCCAACGCGCTGGCCGCACAGACCGAGGAGCTGCACGTCATCGGCGCGGTCCATCCCGGCCTCTGGGAGCCCGGGCCGCTCGCGAACTTCATCTCGACGGCCGACCGGATCAGCAACGGCCGGTTCTCGATCAACGTGGTCAGCGGTTGGTTTAAAGGGGAGTTCACCGGCTTCGGGCAGCCGTGGCTCGAACACGACGAGCGCTACGCGCGCTCCGAGGAGTTCATCGAGGTGCTCAAGCGGCTCTGGACCGAGGAGTACGCCACCTATGACGGGCGCTTTTATACGATCGGGAAGGACATCAACGGCTTCGAGGGCGCGCCGATGCAGCCGAAGCCGGTCCAGGAGCCGTACCCGCAGGTCTTCCAGGGCGGGAACTCGAAGGCCGCACGGAAGATGGCGGCGCGGCAGGCCGACGTGCTGTTCATCAACGGCGGCAGCCTCGAGACGATCCGCGGGATCATCGAGGACGTCGAGTCCTACGCCGAGGAGTTCGGCACCGAGCCGCCGCGGTTCGCCGCGAACGGCTTCGTCATCCAGCGCGACACCGAGGCCGAGGCCAAGGAGACGCTGGAGGGCATCATCGAGAACGCCACCGACGAGGCCGTCGAGGCGTTCCGCGAGCAGGTCAAACAGGCCGGCCAGTCCTCCGCCGAGGGCGAGGGGATGTGGGACGACTCCGACTTCGAGGACCTGGTCCAGTACAACGACGGGTTCAAGACCGGCCTCATCGGCACGAACGAACAGATCGTCGAGCGGATCCGCAAGCTCGACGCGATCGGCATCGACATCGTGCTCGCCGGGTTCCTCCACTACGACACCGAACTCGAGCAGTTCGGCGAGGAGATCATTCCGGCCGTCCGGGAGGCGGACCCCCTCGAAGTCGACGACGTCGAGGACGTGATCGACGAGGACGTCGAATCGATCGGCGGGGCGGAGGTCGCCCGATAGATGGCGGCGGACCGAACCGTGCTGGGGATCGTCGGCAGCGTGTCGGACCCCTCAAAGACGGCCACCGCGGTCGATCGAGCGCTCGAGGCGGCTGCGGAGCGGGACGGCGTCACCGCCGAGACGCTCCGGCTGTCCGACCACGATCTCGTCACCGCCGACGGGCGGACGCTGGACGCCTACGAGGGCGACACCGCGGCGGCCCTCGAGGCGGTCGTCGAGGCCGATGCCTACGTCGTCGGAACGCCGGTCTACCGCGGATCCCTCTCGGGCGCGCTGAAGAACCTGTTCGATATGGTCCCGCGCGGGATGTGGCAGGCCGACGTCGCGCCCTTCGAGGACGCCGCCGTCGGGCTCGTCGCGACCGGCGCGACGAACCACCACTACCTCGCGATCGACCAGGAGCTTCGCCCGATCTTCGGCTTCTTCGGCGCCCACACGGTCGGGGGGAGCGTCTACGCGACCGACGACCACTTCGAATCGGTTGCGAGCGACGACGGGAGCGACACCGATGGCACCGGCGGCTATGCGATCACCGACGACGCCGTCGACGAGCGACTCGCCGATCTCGGGCGTGCGACGGTCGAGCTCGACGCCGCGCTGGCGGACGCGGACGCCCTCACCGACCTGGGTCCGCAGTTCTAATCGGATCGCCGTTCCCGTCGATCCGGGTCCGGAGTACCAGTCAGGCCGCAGGTCCGCGTCGCTTCTCGGTCACCAGTCGGCGCCGTCCAGACGCCGAGGTTTAAGTCGGATCGCGAGCGAGCGACGGGTATGAGCCGGGAGCCGGGCGGGAGGACGACTGACGGCGGCAACGCGACGACGGAGAACGGAGCGGTGCTGCAGGACGTCCCCGACGCGCTCGTCGACGGTCGATGGACGGGCGAGGAGCCGATCGAGGCCATCGTCGGCGACGTGCTCCGCGACCGGGACGAAACGCTCGCCACAGCGGAGTCGCTGACCGGCGGGCTGATCGGGTCGACGGTCACCGACGTACCGGGCTCGAGCGACTACTTCGATCGCGGCTTCGTGACCTACGCCTATGACGCCAAACGGGCGGAGCTGGCCGTCCCCCGCGAAGCGCTCGACGCCCACGGCGCCGTCAGCGAGCCGGTCGCCGAGGCGATGGCTCGGGGCGCACGCGACCGTGCCGACACGTCGTGGGGCTTGTCGGCGACTGGGGTCGCCGGTCCCGGCGGCGGTCGGGACGAGAAGCCGGTCGGGCTCGTCTACGTGGGCGTGGCGTACGCGGCCCCGTGGGGGACCGAGGCGTCGTTCGTTCGGTCCCGCCGGTTCACCTTCGACGGGGACCGGGCGGCGATCAAGCGGAAGTCGGTCGAGTCGGCGCTCGCGACCCTCGCGGCGACGATCGGGGGGCTGGACGCCGATCCCGACTGAAACGCCCGTAACGGGCCGATTCGAGCCACGTCGGCCGCGGTCAGTCCGCGACGAGCGGCGGCCGGGTTGTCGACCCCTCGGCGTCGACGATCACGACGATCGTCGGCTCCTCGCGCGAGACGTCACAGTCCGTGCCGCGCTCGACCGCGAACGTCATCGACCCGTCGTCGGTCGCGTTCGCGCGAACGGGGAGCTCGGCGGTGACGGCGTGGGTCCGCTCGGCGCCGCCGCCGATCCGGTCGGCCCGTTCGTAGCTTCGCTGCGCGTATCGGATCGAGGCGCCGCGGTTCGACGGGGCCGCGTCGGTCCCGACGACGCACCCGCGCATCGATGGGAGATCGACCGGTTGCGTGAACGGGCCGCCGTTTCGAACGGTCAGCGTCCCGATCCGTCCACGGAGCGGAACGATGTCGGAGTCCTCGGCGTCGGCGGCGATTCGACCCGGAACCGTGAGCGTCGCCTCCTCGTCCAGCTCCGCGGTGTAGTCGACCTCGGCGCTGGCGACGTCGACCCCGACCAGGAGGACGCCGACGCCGACGATCCCGACGAGCGCGTACCGAACCGTCCGGTCCGGAACCGCGACGCCGCCCTGTCGAACCACGTAGCCAAGTCCGACGAACAGGGCCGCGGAGAGGGTGAACAGCAGGAAGATACCGGTCTCGGAGGGATCGTACCGGCTGATGACGTACCCGAGGAAGACGACGTACGCCAGCGACGCGATCGCGTACGCCACCACGTCGAGCGCGTCCCGGTCGATCCACAGCCCGACGAGCAGGAACGCCAGGAACGTCAGGAACAGGAGGGCGGCTTTCACCGTGATGGAGAGCCCGAACACGACGTCACGGATGAAGTAGACCAACGCGCCGAGCGCGAACAGCACGCCGAGCGCGTAGAGGACCTTGCCGCCGTCGATCTGGAAGTTCATACGGAGGACCGGGTTGTCGATCGGAGCGGACCGCCATCAGCATTGTGGTCGGATCGATGGATTGACATATCATCCGCGACCGGTGGTCGATGGTCGGAGCGTCAGTCCCGAACGTGGATCGACGACCCGAAATACTGGTGGAGGACCGTCTCCGCGTCCGCGGCCGCGAACGGACTCGGGTCGGACTCGATCGTCGCACGAAGGGACTGCAGGTACGCCTCGTCGGTCCGGAGCTCCCGGAACGCGACCCCGTCGACCGCGACCCCAGGGGCGTCGCCCAGCCCGAGGACCTCCCGAACGGTCGGATGGAACCGCTCCGGGTCGCCGAGCTCGCCGTGCCAGAGCCGGTCGCGAAAGAGCAGCCAGCCGTCCGTTCCGGGCTCCGGTGCGGGCACCCGGACCGTCGTCTCGAATCGATCAGGGGAGACCTCGGCGGCGGCTGGATCGAACCGAAGCGTCACTCGGAACACGTAGGCCGCATTCCCGCGACCGGGGTCGCCATCGGTGATCATCGAGACGTCGGTTGGTACGTCAGTCGAGACGTCGGTTGGTGCGTTCTCGGGGACTTTCGGTCGTGGACCCCTGCGACGTGGTCAGAACTCGTCGTTCACGAGGTCGGCGAGCCGCAGATCACTTTCGGTGATCCCGTCGGCCTCGTGGGTGGTGAATCGCACCTCGACCTCCTGGTAGCCGATCCGGATCTCCGGGTGGTGAAACTCCTCGTCGGCGACCTCGCCGACGTTCGCGGCGAAGGCGATTCCGTCGAGGTAGTCGCTGAACTCGTAGACGCGGCGGATCTCGTCGTCGTCGCGTTCCCACCCGTCCGGGAGGCCTCGCTCGATTTCCTCGTCTGATAGGACGTTCGACATACTCGACGTCTCGGCCTCCGCTCTGTTAAGTGTTCCCGAGATCGTCACTCAAAAGACACATATCATCCGCCCCCGTTGTCATACCCGTGCTGGAGCGCTGTCGATCGTGGTTCGAGTCGGCCTACGAGCGGTTGCTCCGCCGCGAGATCGGCGCACCGCCGACGCACGTCGCCATCATTCAGGACGGGAACCGCCGATACGCCCGGGAACGCGGGGAAGCGGCGTCCGAGGGGCACCGCGCCGGCGCCTCGACGACCGAACGGGTGCTCGAGTGGTGTGGCGACCTCGGGATCGAGGAGCTGACGCTGTACGCGTTCTCGACGGAGAACTTCGACCGACCCGACGAGGAGCTCGAGCCGCTGTTCGACCTGCTCGCGGAGAAGCTCCGGGAGTTCGCGGATTCGGACCGCGTTCACCAGGAGGGCGTCCGGATCCACGCGATCGGCGACGTCGACCGGCTTCCCCAGCGCGTCCGGGAAGCGGTCCGATACGCCGAGACGCAAACCGCGGCGAACGACGGCTTCCGTCTCAACGTCGCGATCGCCTACGGCGGCCGGAACGAGCTGCTCAGGGCGGCCCGTGACGTCGCGACCGACGTCGCCGCGGGCGCGCTCGACCCCACGAACGTCGACGTGGCCGAGGTCGAATCCCGGCTGTATCGCGAGCCGGTCCGCGACGTCGATCTCATCGTGCGCACCGGCGGCGACGAGCGCACCTCGAACTTCCTCCCGTGGCATGCCAACGGCAACGAGGCGGCGGTCTACTTCTGTGCGCCCTACTGGCCGGAGTTCTCCCGGGTGGACTTTCTCCGCGCCGTCCGGACCTACGAGTCACGCGAGGAGTCCTGGCAGCGGACCCGGACCGACCGCGCGACCGCGCTCGTCCGCGCCGTGGCCGAGATCGAGGTCGCGGAGGCGCGGTCGGTCGCCCGTCGGCTCCGGGACCACCTCCCGGGGGGAACGCCCGATCTCGTGGCCGAACCGTCGGGAACCGAGCCCGAGCCCGAATCGGCCGATTGAACCGGCCGCAACCCCCGATCACTCGGGAGCCGAAACACCCGACGGACCCGAAACCGGTACTCGACGGACCCGAAACCGGTACTCGACGGACCCGAAACCGGTATTCGATCGGAGCGGTCATCGGGGGTATGGACCCACGGATCCGCGATCACGCCGCGACGATCGTCGACCACTCGACCGGGATCGAGGAGGGTGACACCGTCGTCATCCAGCTGCCGCCGGAGGCCGAGGACCTCGCGGTCGCGCTCGCCGAGCTGTGCGGGGACCGCGGGGCACAGCCGGTCTGGATCTCGAACTCCGACCGGTTCAGCCGCGCCTTCAAGCGGGCGGCCGAGGAGTTCGAGGAGGCCGCCCACAAGCTCGCGATGTACGAGGAGACGGACGTCTTCGTCATCGCCCGTGGCGGCGCGAACGTCACCGAGGGCGCCGACGTCGATCCGGAGACCAACGCGGCCTACAACCGTGCCCGGAAGGCGATCAAGGAGGAACGGCTCTCGAAGACGTGGTGTCTCACGCAGGTGCCGACCTCGGGCCACGCCCAGCTCGCCGGGATGAGCACCGAAGCCTACGAGAACTTCGTCTACGACACGGTCTCGCTCGACTGGGACGCCCAGCGGGAGTTCCAGTCGAACCTCGTCGAGATCCTCGACGACGCGACCGAGGTACGGATCCGCTCCGGCGAGGAGACCGACATCACGATGTCGATCGCCGGCAACACGGCGCTCAACGACTTCGGCGAGGCGAACCTTCCCGGCGGGGAGGTCTTCACCGCGCCGGTCCGGGACGGCGTCGAGGGGCACGTCCACTTCGACCTCCCGTTATACCGGTACGGCCGCGAGATCGAGGACGTCAGGCTCACCTTCGAGGAGGGACGCGTCGTCGATCACTCCGCGGGCCGCAACGAGGACCTGCTGACCGCGATCCTCGAGACCGACGAGGGCTCACGGTACCTCGGCGAACTCGGGATCGGGATGAACCGACAGATCGACCGGTTCACGTACAACATGCTCTTCGACGAGAAGATGGGTGACACGGTCCATATGGCGGTCGGATCAGCCTACGACGACTGCGTCGGCGAGGAGAACGAGGCCAACGAGTCCGCCGAACACGTCGACATGATCGTCGATATGAGCGAGGAGTCGGTCATCGAGGTGGACGGCGAGGTGGTCCAGCGGGATGGGACGTTCGTCTTCGAGGACGGCTTCGAGGAATAGCTTCGAGAAGCCGGGACCGGCTCGTGGCCGCCGTTCCCGGCGTTCGGGCGTTACTCCTCGTTGAGATCGAGCTCGAACTGCTCGTTTTCCGTGACCGCGTTGAGCACGACTGAGGTGTTCGACTCCCGGATGTTTGCGTCCGTGAGCAGCGACTTGATCTGGTCGTTCATCCCGTCTGTGTCCTCGAACTTCCCGACGGCGATGACGTCGTAATCGCCGGTGACCTCGTAGACGGTGATCATCCGTTTCTCCTCACGGAGACGGTCCGTGATTTCGGGCAGTGCGTCTCCCTCGACCTTGAGCTGGAGGATCGCGGTGACGTCGTAACCGAGGTTGCCGTAGTCGACGATGGGCGTGTATCCCTTGATAACGCCCTCGTCCTCGAGGTCGTTGAGGTGGTTCGAGACGGTCGTCACCGAGACGTCGAGCTCCTCGCCGAGGCTCCGCAGGCTCGCCCGGCCGTTCCCGAGGAGTTCGTTTATCAGCTTGGCATCGAGGTTTTCGTACGTCATTACACCGGATCACGCTCCAGGGGGATTAGAACTTTACGAATATACAGTTTCGTTCCGAGCTCGGCGGGATATGCATCAATCGACAAGACCTTTATACTAGGGATATTCGGTTGGGGTGTCCAGAAAATGACGGACGAACACACCATTTCGGACGGCGGCCTCTCCGCCGACGACCAGGCAGTCCTCAACCGCATCGAGGAGGAGAACATCGACTTCCTTCGGCTCCAGTTCACCGACATCCTCGGCGTCGTGAAGAACGTCTCCATCCCGGCCCATCAGGCCGAGAAGGCGCTGACCGATGGTATCTACTTCGACGGCTCCTCGATCGAGGGGTTCGTCCGGATCCAGGAGTCCGACATGCGTCTCATTCCCGATCCGGAGACGTTCGCGATCCTCCCCTGGCGCAACGACGGCGACGGCGGCGCCGCCCGACTCGTCTGTGACATCGTCGATACCGAGGGAGAGCCCTTCATCGGCGGGCCGCGGCAGGTTCTCAAGTCGGTCCTTGCGGAGGCCGAGGAGATGGGGTATTCCGTTTCCATCGGCCCCGAGCCGGAGTTCTTCCTCTTCGAGAAGGACGAGGACGGCAACGCGACGACGATCCCCCACGACAACGGCGGCTACTTCGACCTCGCACCCAAGGACCTCGCCTCCGACGTCCGTAAGGAGATCATCTTCACCCTCGAGAAGATGGGCTTCGAGATCGAGGCGAGCCACCACGAGGTCGCCGAGGGACAACACGAGATCAACTTCAAGTACGACGACGCGCTCTCGACGGCGGACAACATCGTCACGTTCCGCGCGGTCGTCCGTGCGGTCGCCGAACAACACGACCTGCACGCGACCTTCATGCCGAAGCCCATCGCGGAGATCAACGGCTCCGGGATGCACACCCACATCTCGCTGTTCGACGACGACGGCAACAACGCCTTCGCGGACGACGCCGACGAGTTCAACCTGAGCGAGACGGCCTACCAGTTCATGGGTGGACTCCTGAACCACGCCCCCGCGTTCACGGCCGTCACCAACCCGACCGTGAACTCCTACAAGCGGCTCGTCCCGGGCTACGAGGCGCCCATCTACGTCGCCTGGTCCGACACGAACCGTTCGGCGTTGATCCGCGTTCCGGATGCCGCCGGCGTCTCCGCGCGCTTCGAGGTTCGCAGTCCCGACCCGTCGTGTAACCCCTACCTCGCGCTCGCGACGCTCATCGCGTCCGGGCTCGACGGGATCAAAAACGACGCCGACCCCGGCGACCCGGTCCGTGAGGACATCTACGAGTTCGACGAACAGAAGCGCGAGGAGTACGGGATCGAGACGCTCCCGCCGAACCTCGGCAAGGCCGTCGAGGCACTGGAGGACGACGACGTGGTCCTCGACGCCCTCGGCCCACACACCTCGGAGAAGTTCCCCGAGGCCAAAAGCCAGGAGTTCGGCGAGTACCTGACGCAGGTCTCACAGTGGGAAGAGGACCGGTACCTCGAGACCTTCTGAATCCGGCCGCCAAACGACTCCCGGTCGTTCCTTCGAGTCCCCGTGCCCGCCCGGTCGGTTGATGCCGGCCGTCGACGAGAGTCCGTGAGCCGGCCCGCCAGACTGAACCAAGCCGATCCGACTGAACCAAGCCGATCCGACTGAACCGAGCCGGTCCGGCTGAACCAAGCCGATCCGACTGAACCGAGCCGATCCGACTGAACCAAGCCGATCCGACTGAACCGAGCCGGTCCGGCTGAACCAAGCCGATCCGACTAGACGAAGAACGCGAGTCCCACGGCGGTCACGATCACCAGGGTCAGCCAGCCGACACAGATGATCCCCATCTGTCGAGGCGTGAGCGATTCACCTTCGAGCACCTTTCCGGCGTTCATTGTCCGAACCTCTCGGGCCGACGGAATTGAAGGGTACCGGGAGTTCCCAATGACTGAGAATCGCGGGCCGCGGTGATCGGACTGCGGGCTGCGGCGATCGGACTGCGGGCCGCGGTGATCGGAGTGAGGACTCGACGGGAGGGACGCGACGCTCGTCGGTGGCCGGAGATGACGTGGAGAACGGGATCGACTACGCGTAGCGTTCGAGCTCGGGGCGGTCGAGGTCCTCGAAGACCGAGTCGGCGACCTCGTTGAGGAAGGTGTGGCCCGCATCCGTGACGCGGCGTCCCTCGCCCTGGGCGGTCTCGATGAGGTCCTCCTCCTCGAGGGCCTGCAGCGACGCGCGGATGATCTTTCGGGAGCCG
Proteins encoded:
- a CDS encoding aspartate aminotransferase family protein codes for the protein MAGPPIAELHFDDAPSVGDVPGPRSRELLEKQREIDSSAVAYPEDIPVAFEEGKGATVRDPDGNTYIDLFGGIGVLNVGHSNPYVLEAVHEQADKLVHTIDFPTEARLDLIERLNEIAPPGLKDQNRFVFGGPTGTDANEAAIKLAKYNSGGDGLIAFRGAYHGTSSGAMSVTGNKKLKDHYTPLLADVVHAPYPNPLHQEKPPQEAVEHSLEEVKAILEDPYGGLANPAGIIVEPIQGEGGIVAPPEGFLQGLRDLATDNDVPLVFDEIQSGLGRTGEWWASEWYDVTPDAMTTAKALGGVGFPLSGLMYHEDLDTWGSGDHAGTYRGHVVAMRAGVRAIEYIQDHNLLAHARDLGAEIRGRFAEIADSNDAIAEIRGKGLFIGVEFTDENGQPDDETVDAIQTDCFEHGVLIWKAGRHGNVLRVIPPLVLTEELADTAMTIIADAIDRQTD
- a CDS encoding CinA family protein, yielding MSREPGGRTTDGGNATTENGAVLQDVPDALVDGRWTGEEPIEAIVGDVLRDRDETLATAESLTGGLIGSTVTDVPGSSDYFDRGFVTYAYDAKRAELAVPREALDAHGAVSEPVAEAMARGARDRADTSWGLSATGVAGPGGGRDEKPVGLVYVGVAYAAPWGTEASFVRSRRFTFDGDRAAIKRKSVESALATLAATIGGLDADPD
- the lrp gene encoding HTH-type transcriptional regulator Lrp — protein: MTYENLDAKLINELLGNGRASLRSLGEELDVSVTTVSNHLNDLEDEGVIKGYTPIVDYGNLGYDVTAILQLKVEGDALPEITDRLREEKRMITVYEVTGDYDVIAVGKFEDTDGMNDQIKSLLTDANIRESNTSVVLNAVTENEQFELDLNEE
- a CDS encoding NADPH-dependent FMN reductase, encoding MAADRTVLGIVGSVSDPSKTATAVDRALEAAAERDGVTAETLRLSDHDLVTADGRTLDAYEGDTAAALEAVVEADAYVVGTPVYRGSLSGALKNLFDMVPRGMWQADVAPFEDAAVGLVATGATNHHYLAIDQELRPIFGFFGAHTVGGSVYATDDHFESVASDDGSDTDGTGGYAITDDAVDERLADLGRATVELDAALADADALTDLGPQF
- a CDS encoding triose-phosphate isomerase, which gives rise to MALPTPAFLCSFKTYPGTAGRDGLELARSLSRAASRAAERTESSPIRLAVAPQTPDVRLLSGETDLPVIAQAADAAEPGEGTGDVLVGTLADAGADAVFVNHPEREQSLAATRTLIDRCSDAGMDAIVCVRRVEEGIAGVELGADWLLFEKPADVASGDPLVRRHPARVRTFVDRVRSAAEAHERDVAIAVGGGISRPADVADAFGLGVDAVGAASSVVTAADPAARLETLLSGA
- the uppS gene encoding polyprenyl diphosphate synthase produces the protein MLERCRSWFESAYERLLRREIGAPPTHVAIIQDGNRRYARERGEAASEGHRAGASTTERVLEWCGDLGIEELTLYAFSTENFDRPDEELEPLFDLLAEKLREFADSDRVHQEGVRIHAIGDVDRLPQRVREAVRYAETQTAANDGFRLNVAIAYGGRNELLRAARDVATDVAAGALDPTNVDVAEVESRLYREPVRDVDLIVRTGGDERTSNFLPWHANGNEAAVYFCAPYWPEFSRVDFLRAVRTYESREESWQRTRTDRATALVRAVAEIEVAEARSVARRLRDHLPGGTPDLVAEPSGTEPEPESAD
- the lwrS gene encoding LWR-salt protein, which produces MITDGDPGRGNAAYVFRVTLRFDPAAAEVSPDRFETTVRVPAPEPGTDGWLLFRDRLWHGELGDPERFHPTVREVLGLGDAPGVAVDGVAFRELRTDEAYLQSLRATIESDPSPFAAADAETVLHQYFGSSIHVRD
- a CDS encoding aminopeptidase; the encoded protein is MDPRIRDHAATIVDHSTGIEEGDTVVIQLPPEAEDLAVALAELCGDRGAQPVWISNSDRFSRAFKRAAEEFEEAAHKLAMYEETDVFVIARGGANVTEGADVDPETNAAYNRARKAIKEERLSKTWCLTQVPTSGHAQLAGMSTEAYENFVYDTVSLDWDAQREFQSNLVEILDDATEVRIRSGEETDITMSIAGNTALNDFGEANLPGGEVFTAPVRDGVEGHVHFDLPLYRYGREIEDVRLTFEEGRVVDHSAGRNEDLLTAILETDEGSRYLGELGIGMNRQIDRFTYNMLFDEKMGDTVHMAVGSAYDDCVGEENEANESAEHVDMIVDMSEESVIEVDGEVVQRDGTFVFEDGFEE
- a CDS encoding 4a-hydroxytetrahydrobiopterin dehydratase, producing MSNVLSDEEIERGLPDGWERDDDEIRRVYEFSDYLDGIAFAANVGEVADEEFHHPEIRIGYQEVEVRFTTHEADGITESDLRLADLVNDEF
- the sfnG gene encoding dimethylsulfone monooxygenase SfnG; protein product: MDTEFAYWVPNVSGGLVVSDWEMDTDWTYEYNLELARTAEEVGFEYALAQARFFGSYGADRQLEALSVANALAAQTEELHVIGAVHPGLWEPGPLANFISTADRISNGRFSINVVSGWFKGEFTGFGQPWLEHDERYARSEEFIEVLKRLWTEEYATYDGRFYTIGKDINGFEGAPMQPKPVQEPYPQVFQGGNSKAARKMAARQADVLFINGGSLETIRGIIEDVESYAEEFGTEPPRFAANGFVIQRDTEAEAKETLEGIIENATDEAVEAFREQVKQAGQSSAEGEGMWDDSDFEDLVQYNDGFKTGLIGTNEQIVERIRKLDAIGIDIVLAGFLHYDTELEQFGEEIIPAVREADPLEVDDVEDVIDEDVESIGGAEVAR
- a CDS encoding ubiquitin-like small modifier protein 1, producing MQVECRFFGPFREDVGERSVEIETGAATYGDLLAELENRYPSLGGRLIADGSLVGEVAVTRNRKNIRHLEGPETPLRDGDVVRLTPSVYGGCVTTDPRR